TTATGGGGAATGTTAGGTATAAGTGAATTTGAGTATGAGTTGGCGGTGCAACTTGTAGATATTTGTGTGTCTActagagagaagaatggagGATTAATTAGGGTCGATGAACTGATACACAAAATAGAGAAATTGAAAAATGGTGGTAAAGCAATGGAAGGCGAAGGTGGAATAACGGAACAAGATATAATCAGAACTATCAAAATTCTAGAACCACTCAAATCGGGATACAAATTACATACTATCTCATCAGATAGGTATGTACGTTCGATACCCAATGAACTCAACACggatcaatcgattttgTTATCGTTAGCTGCTACTACAGGGGGAAGGTTGAACAGGAGGGAGATCAAAGCGCAGACAGGTTGGAACGATGATAGGATAGATCTGGGTTTGAGGGACTGTGTGATGGAGCAAGGCCTAGGATGGGTGGATGAACAATGTAGTAACGAAGGGGGAGGAGAGATCAGGGGAGATGTCTGGATAATTGCTGCTACGGTTTTGGACGAGTGATGAATCTATATTGTCATAGATAGGTTGTAATGTATAGCGCTGCGCATGTTGTAATTAAATTGCATGAAAAGTATAACTCAGAATAGCCAGAGAATCGTGAACGACTGTTTATACGATATAAgtaatatatatattgttTTTAGTAGACAAGGTATCATGTCAGAGAAGAATACCAGGAAGATTCTAGTCGGGATCCCATAAGAGTCAATTCTTCTCGATTGATAACCGTTATCTACATGAAAGGGTACCATGCGCCCAGCTTTGTGATCACCGATATTGATAGGGAACGAGATGAAAGATAGTTTCGGATTGGAGTTGTCAAAGCAGGACAACATGAGCTTCGGTTGCTACTTCAAACtgtttgactcacctctttgcACAACATAAAGCCATGCATGGCATTCATTACCAGTCCAACTTTAGTAAAGAATACCAACCAGTTCTTCTCACGGAACTTCCATTGTGGATCGGTCGCACTACCTTCGTACTTCAGACCAGGCTCAAAGAAGGCCGCGTAGATCGAAGTTAAAgacaggatgaagaagatggtttggaatGCCGAGACGCAAAGGGAAGCATCTTTTCTGCATACACGACGCAATGGAATCAGCTCATTTGAGCTCTATATCTTGGGAAACGTAAGAAGTAGAGCGATGGCTCACCTGTAGCCTATAGGACTATAGAGAATGAGGATCTCTATGAAAACCAATAACCACACGATAAAACCTACGAAAGTTCTTTAGGTCTGATTCCACTCGAAGATCCTGTTACACTcacagaagagaagaagagtactGAAAGGTAAGATGACTACCTGTTGAGGAGTGGGTTTGCCGTTTTGACGGTCGCCATTGAGCATTGAAGGTGATTCAGACAGATCTGGGCCATCACTGTCCTTCGGAGTGATACTGTTCGTGTCTGGTAAAGTCATGATTCAGGTAGGACTATATTTGGTTAGGGTACAGACGTTTGTGAAGGTGAACGTGTGGACTTatttcatcagctgaaatcCTTAGCTAAATATATATGGTCTATGGGAGGTCGAGTTGTTTGCAGCATTAGGGTTGTACTCCAGTATGCCTTGCGTACGTCAACGTACAGTATGGCATGTGATCTAATCAAATTCACATACGTCACATGTACTCGTACACAATCCATGCTCTCCATCAATAAGCGGGAACCGATTTGATGGTAGTCATGTCTCACTTGCCTTAGTCTCTCATAACCCCTTTGGAGTGGTTTCTGATGTGGATCACTCAGAAAAACTTTATTCTCTTTTGTGTATAAGGACTGTTCCGGTCTCTACCTCAAAGCTTGACCACTACTCGTGTCAGTGTGTCTAATATACTGTTCGAGAGAATAGCTGACGCAGAAATACCCTCAATGATTCAACACCGCTGTGATTGCTGGGGATCTGTCGAGTATTATGTCCTGACCCATCACCAGACGAGATTTTTCGAAAGGATCAGCGCAATTCGTATCTAACCTATTTTAGGTCCGTTTCACTTCGGACATACGAAATAATCGGATTGATCAGATAAGAATACCACCATGCTTGGCTCCAGTGCCTTCATCGGGTATGTTCAGATATACGTCTCAATTCGGGCAGACGATCATCTCAGTAGTTCAGGAACTACTTATATGAGTAGAGCATCCTTTGATATCATCACAAATTCTGATTATTGCCATCAGTCAACAGGCAGACGGACACACACACGCATATTTatgtttgtatatatatgtgtgcATATGATTATGAATGTCATATTCTTTTCGTTTGAGTAATCCCATAATCTTAGCAATCTGATAACCGTTTTCCTTTGATTCGCAACGAACTTATATTTCAAAATGACTTGGACAAATAAATCTATCCACGTTTTCGGTGAGTGTTAACCTTCTCCTCGCCATGATTGATATCTCTGAAACAGAATACGGAAGACTGACGTGATGTCTCTGTGGCAGCTGTTGTCAGTATTCTTATATGTGTATTAGCAATAATCGAGTATGGGTTAAAAGTTTCGGGCGTAGTCTCGTGAGTTTCATCGAAGCCATGGGCTTTGCGATgaaatgatgttgatgaaatGCAGAGGTCTCGTCGCCGACGTACTGAAGGTCGTAGCTGGGTGTTTGGCCGCATGTGTTGCGGTATGGGTCACAGTCGTCCGAGAGGATTTATCATCCAAAGACGAACCTGTTGGTATCAAAACAAAGGTACTCGGTTTCGTAGGTGTATGTTGTGTAACGATTTCTGCTGTTTTCTATACAAACAACTACACTCCGGTAAGTCATTTCATCCGTGACTGTATAACGATATCTATCGATAATTGCCCATTTCATTTTGCAGAGCAAGACCGAATTGCAACGCCAAAACAACTGGACCAACATAACCACCACGCTCACCGAGATTAAGAATCTACACAAACTCGAAGCTGAACTTAGCTGGGCAAGGGACTCTGCGATTTCCACTTGGGTAAGGAATTTCCCAGAGCATCAGTATCATATCCTGCATTTCATGTCATTAGTCATCACTGATTTATCCTCACATTCACCAGTCACTCAACCAGTCACTCAGGTCTCGAACGACGACGCTGCTTCGATTCATAGAGAGACTGATGGATTGGATGCAAAGTGATGGTAGAAGGAATAGTTACATCGAATTGGTCAATTTGGATCAAATAAGAGCTATAACATGATTATGATATGCTTTCTTCATTGTCTACTTGCCGCTTCTCTAACGGGAGCTAcacaatccatctccatgtCAGCACTTCGTTTGGTATGACAGCAGCGATATAACTTACCGAAATAAGGATGTTCTTGACTCTCTTGAGCGGTCAATCTCTCTTGATGATCGTATCTCAACAATTTATCCAAGAAATCAATAGCTTCGTTCGAAATGTATCGTTGGTTCTCGGACGTTATGAATCTTGACCACGGTTTGCGTGGATATCGACCGAGTATATCGTCGAATTGGGAATCTAGGTCAATCTCGTATCGCTCGAGACTGTACAAAAAGGTGAATCAGTATGATGACTGACTTCCACGAGAGATCGAAGGAGACACCTACTAAATGAAAAGTTCGTCGGTTCCTAATACTTTCGTAATCTTCACTAACTGATCTGCGTTATCATGGCcatggaagaaaggttcTTTTCGGAAAATCTGGGAGTTGATTTGGACAAGACATGTTAGCGGGTATCTCAGAGACACCCAAATTCTGTGCAAGGAAATGCACTCACCATACTCGCAAACATACATCCCAAACTCCACATATCCAAACTATAATCGTATTCTTGGAAATCCACCAGTAACTCAGGTCCCTTGAAATATCTCGATGCTACTCTGACGTTATATTCTGTTCCTGGATGATAGAATTCCGCCAATCCCCAATCGATTAGACGGAGCTGCAAAGCGGTATTAGGCATCAGACTGAGTCCTATCCAGAAACCTCCTGATTTTTGGTGAAGACAGTGAAAGATACTCACAGTCCTCTTCTCATGATCGATCATAACATTATGAGGCTTGACATCCCTATGCATTATCCCCTTTGAGTGACAGAAATCTAACGCTTTGAGCAATTCGAACATGTAGAATCGGACGTCGAAGTCGGTGAATTTGGGGTAGAGGGTTTTGAATTCGACGTTCTGGTAGAATTGCAAGATATATGATTAGCTTTGTTCTATGATTCCAGCTATACAGCTATATGCCTTTGTCCAATCCCAGCTTGAAGcttctcttttcccttcttccttcggGTTCTATTTCCAGACTAGGGATAAGTTgtacactcacattgacATATTCCGTCACAATACTCGGAGTCTTACTCTGATTATCCCTAACTACATCCAACAACCCCACAACATTCGGTCCCCCAGCAAGGTTCTGCAAAATCTTAATctctctcttgatcttcttctttttcactGGTTTCAATACTTTCACTATACATTTGGAATTCGATGGTAGATGAATGGATTCGAATACCTCGGAGTACTTTCCTCGACCAACTTTGCGGACTATCTCGTAGTTGTCTTGAATGCCCCATTGGACTACCAGGTTATCTATTGATTGAAGATAGATTAGTCAGTCATCATTAAACCTTACCATGACTTGATCTTGCATATGTAAGGTCGATAATGATTGTGAAAGGACAAAGGCAATAGTCACTCACCATAATCCCACCATGATCTACCCAATTTATCATTGACATTAGCGTATACTCGGGCCTGTCGAGTCgattgaggatgacgagTGCGAATGTGAGTGTGAATACGAATGTGTGTGAATTAGATGTTCATGTTGAATTCGTTCATTATCGAGTAAGGGAGTAGTAGAAAGTAAATGATAATCCGTCAGTATGATCCTTCGGCttggtatgatatatgaaATAAGGGACATACCACACTCCTGCCCGCTGCCATATTGTATAACTGATGATCTGTATCTGTGATGTTGAAGGAAGACAAAAGTATAACCGAGAGAACAGGATAGTATTAATGGGATGtcggttcttcttcttttacAGGTTATGCTATCTAGCCTTGTGGGGATGGTGGTGAGCCCCAATGGCGGTAGATGGGCTGCTGTTGAGAGTTGGATGAAGTATGACGAAGTATGACAAGATGGATTGCTCTGTAATctgtcgatgttgatgagat
The nucleotide sequence above comes from Kwoniella europaea PYCC6329 chromosome 1, complete sequence. Encoded proteins:
- a CDS encoding casein kinase II subunit alpha; protein product: MAAGRSVARVYANVNDKLGRSWWDYDNLVVQWGIQDNYEIVRKVGRGKYSEVFESIHLPSNSKCIVKVLKPVKKKKIKREIKILQNLAGGPNVVGLLDVVRDNQSKTPSIVTEYVNNVEFKTLYPKFTDFDVRFYMFELLKALDFCHSKGIMHRDVKPHNVMIDHEKRTLRLIDWGLAEFYHPGTEYNVRVASRYFKGPELLVDFQEYDYSLDMWSLGCMFASMIFRKEPFFHGHDNADQLVKITKVLGTDELFIYLERYEIDLDSQFDDILGRYPRKPWSRFITSENQRYISNEAIDFLDKLLRYDHQERLTAQESQEHPYFAPVREAASRQ